In Tursiops truncatus isolate mTurTru1 chromosome 19, mTurTru1.mat.Y, whole genome shotgun sequence, a genomic segment contains:
- the FCSK gene encoding L-fucose kinase isoform X5, producing the protein MEQPKGVDWTVIILTCQYKDSVEVFQRELEIRQKREQIPTRTLLLAVEDPEVHVGSGGATLNALLVVAEHLSARAGFTVVTSDVLHSAWILILHMGRDFPFDDCGRAFTCLPVENPQAPVEAVVCNLDCLLDIMSHRLGPGSPPGVWVCSTDMLLSVPPNPGISWDGFRGARVIALPGSTAYARNHGVYLTDSQGFVLDIYYQGTEAEIQRCARPDGRVPLVSGLVFFSVETAEHLLATHVSPPLDACTYMGLDSGARPVQLSLFFDILLCMARNVRREDFLVGQPPEMGQGDADIAGYRHGARAELWRELRDQPLTVAYVPDGSYNYMTNSASEFLHSLTFPGAPGAQVVHSQVEERQLLGARSSVVSCLLEGPVQLGPGSVLQHCHLRGPIHIGTGCFVSGLDVAQSEALHGLELHDLVLQGHHVQLHGARSRAFTLVGRLDSWERQGTGTYLNMSWSQFFQKTGIRDWDLWDPDMPRIERCLLNARLFPVLHPSRALGPQDMLWMLDPQEAGSKALRAWRASWRLSWEQLQPCLDRAATLASRRHLFFRQALHKARHVLEARQDLSLRPLIQAAVREGCPGPLMATLDQVAAGVGDPGVAARALACVADVLGCMAEGQGGLRSGPAANPEWVRPFSYLECGDLARGVAALAEERDKWLSRPALLVRAARHYEGAGQILIRQAVMSAQHFVSSVPVELPAPGQWVVAECPARVDFSGGWSDTPPLAYELGGAVLGLAVRVNGRRPIGARARCIPEPELWLALGPRQDEMATKIVCGSLDDLQDYCQPHAPGALLKAAFICAGIVSVHSKLSLSEQLLCTFGGGFELHTWSELPHGSGLGTSSILAGAALAALQRAAGRAVGTEALIHAVLHLEQVLTTGGGWQDQVGGLMPGIKVGRSRPQLPLKVEVEEITVPAGFVQKLNDHLLLVYTGKTRLARNLLQDVLRSWYARLPAVVQNAHNLVRHTEECAEAFRQGPRKLQHPPGRSGHSGPEPAAAGGLRPQPDAPSHEACPSARGESLEL; encoded by the exons ATGGAGCAGCCGAAGGGGGTTGATTGGACGGTCATCATCCTGACATGCCAGTACAAGGACAGCGTCGAGGTCTTCCAGAGAG AGCTGGAGATACGGCAGAAGCGAGAGCAGATCCCCACCAGGACGCTGCTGTTGGCCGTGGAAGACCCTGAGGTTCATGTGGGCAGTGGAGGAGCCACCCTCAACGCCCTGCTGGTGGTTGCTGAGCACCTGAGTGCCCGTGCGGGCTTCACT GTGGTCACATCAGATGTTCTGCACTCGGCCTGGATCCTCATCCTACACATG GGCCGAGACTTCCCCTTCGATGACTGTGGCCGGGCCTTCACCTGCCTCCCTGTGGAGAACCCCCAGGCCCCTGTGGAGGCCGTGGTCTGCAACTTGGACTGCTTGCTGGACATCATGAGCCATCGG CTGGGCCCAGGCTCCCCGCCAGGCGTGTGGGTTTGCAGCACCGACATGCTGCTGTCTGTTCCTCCAAACCCAG GGATCAGCTGGGACGGCTTCCGGGGAGCCAGAGTGATCGCCCTTCCGGGGAGCACGGCCTATGCCCGGAACCATGGTGTTTACCTCACGGACTCCCAG GGCTTCGTTTTGGACATTTATTACCAAGGCACCGAGGCAGAGATACAACGATGTGCCAGGCCTGATGGGCGGGTGCCACTG GTTTCTGGGCTTGTCTTCTTCTCTGTGGAAACTGCTGAGCACCTCCTGGCCACCCATGTGAGCCCGCCTCTGGACGCCTGCACCTACATGGGCTTGGACTCCGGAGCCCGGCCTGTCCAG CTGTCTCTATTTTTTGACATCCTGCTCTGCATGGCCCGGAACGTGAGAAGGGAGGACTTCCTGGTGGGGCAGCCCCCAGAGATGGGGCAAGGTGACGCGGACATCGCAGGTTATCGGCATGGAGCCCGGGCAGAGCTGTGGAGGGAGCTTCGCGATCAGCCCCTCACAGTGG CATATGTCCCTGACGGCAGCTACAACTACATGACCAACTCAGCCAGTGAGTTCCTGCACAGTCTCACATTCCCGGGGGCTCCTGGGGCCCAGGTCGTGCACTCCCAGGTGGAG GAGCGGCAGCTACTGGGGGCCCGGAGCTCTGTGGTCAGCTGCCTGCTGGAGGGCCCCGTCCAGCTGGGTCCTGGGAGTGTCCTGCAGCACTGCCACCTGCGG GGCCCCATTCACATCGGCACTGGCTGCTTCGTGAGTGGCCTGGACGTGGCCCAGTCCGAGGCACTGCACGGCTTGGAGCTGCACGACCTCGTCCTGCAGGGACACCATGTGCAGCTGCACGGCGCCCGCAGCCGGGCCTTCACCCTCGTTGGCCGTCTCGACAGCTGGGAA agACAGGGGACAGGAACGTATCTCAACATGTCTTGGAGTCAGTTCTTCCAGAAGACAGGCATTCG GGACTGGGACCTGTGGGACCCAGACATGCCCCGCATTGAGCGCTGCCTTCTCAATGCCCGTCTCTTTCCCGTGCTCCACCCCTCGAGGGCCCTGGGGCCCCAGGACATGCTGTGGATGCTGGACCCCCAGGAGGCTGGGAGCAAGGCCCTGCGGGCTTGGCGAGCCTCCTGGCGTCTGTCATGGGAGCAGCTGCAGCCGTGCCTGGATCGGGCTGCCACACTGGCCTCCCGCCGGCACCTGTTCTTCCGCCAGGCCCTGCATAAGGCGCGGCACGTGCTGGAGGCCCGACAGGACCTCAGCCTGCGCCCGCTGATCCAGGCTGCTGTGCGCGAGGGCTGTCCTGGGCCCCTGATGGCCACCCTGGACCAGG TGGCAGCTGGTGTGGGAGATCCTGGCGTGGCAGCCCGGGCACTGGCCTGTGTGGCGGATGTCCTGGGCTGCATGGCAGAGGGCCAAGGAGGCTTACGGAGTGGGCCAGCTGCCAATCCTGAGTGGGTGCGGCCCTTCTCGTACCTGGAGTGTGGAGACCTGGCGCGGGGCGTGGCGGCGCTTGCCGAGGAGCGGGACAAGTGGCTGAGCAG ACCAGCCTTACTAGTACGAGCTGCCCGCCACTACGAGGGGGCTGGGCAGATCCTGATCCGCCAGGCTGTGATGTCAGCCCAGCACTTTGTCTCCTCGGTGCCGGTAGAGCTGCCAGCACCTGGGCAGTGGGTGGTGGCTGAGTGCCCGGCTCGAGTGGACTTCTCTG GGGGCTGGAGTGACACGCCACCCCTTGCCTATGAGCTTGGTGGGGCAGTGCTGGGCCTGGCTGTGCGAGTGAATGGCCGCCGGCCCATTGGGGCCAGGGCTCGCTGCATCCCAGAGCCCGAGCTGTGGCTGGCATTGGGACCTCGGCAGGATGAGATGGCCACGAAGATAGTATGCGGGAGCCTGGATGACCTGCAGGATTACTGCCAGCCCCATGCCCCAG GGGCGCTGTTGAAGGCGGCCTTCATCTGTGCGGGGATCGTGAGTGTCCACTCCAAGCTCTCGCTGAGTGAGCAGCTGCTGTGTACCTTTGGGGGCGGCTTTGAGCTGCATACCTGGTCCGAGCTGCCCCATGGCTCTGGCCTTG GCACCAGCAGCATCCTGGCGGGGGCTGCCCTGGCCGCCTTGCAGCGGGCCGCAGGCCGGGCGGTGGGCACGGAGGCCCTGATCCACGCAGTGCTGCATCTGGAGCAGGTGCTTACCACAG GAGGTGGCTGGCAGGACCAAGTGGGTGGCCTAATGCCTGGCATCAAGGTGGGGCGCTCCCGGCCTCAGCTGCCGCTGAAGGTGGAAGTGGAAGAGATCACTGTGCCTGCGGGCTTTGTCCAGAAGCTCAATGACCACCTGCTCCTGGTGTACACTGGCAAGACCCGTCTGGCCCGGAATCTGCTGCAG GACGTGCTGAGGAGCTGGTATGCCCGGCTGCCTGCCGTTGTGCAGAATGCCCACAACCTGGTGCGGCACACCGAGGAGTGTGCTGAAGCCTTCCGCCAAG GGCCTCGGAAACTACAGCATCCACCTGGTAGAAGTGGACACTCAGGGCCTGAGCCTGCAGCTGCTGGGGGACTGAGACCTCAGCCTGATGCCCCTTCTCATGAGGCTTGTCCCTCTGCAAGAGGAGAAAGCCTGGAGCTATAG
- the FCSK gene encoding L-fucose kinase isoform X3 — MEQPKGVDWTVIILTCQYKDSVEVFQRELEIRQKREQIPTRTLLLAVEDPEVHVGSGGATLNALLVVAEHLSARAGFTVVTSDVLHSAWILILHMGRDFPFDDCGRAFTCLPVENPQAPVEAVVCNLDCLLDIMSHRLGPGSPPGVWVCSTDMLLSVPPNPGISWDGFRGARVIALPGSTAYARNHGVYLTDSQGFVLDIYYQGTEAEIQRCARPDGRVPLVSGLVFFSVETAEHLLATHVSPPLDACTYMGLDSGARPVQLSLFFDILLCMARNVRREDFLVGQPPEMGQGDADIAGYRHGARAELWRELRDQPLTVAYVPDGSYNYMTNSASEFLHSLTFPGAPGAQVVHSQVEERQLLGARSSVVSCLLEGPVQLGPGSVLQHCHLRGPIHIGTGCFVSGLDVAQSEALHGLELHDLVLQGHHVQLHGARSRAFTLVGRLDSWERQGTGTYLNMSWSQFFQKTGIRDWDLWDPDMPRIERCLLNARLFPVLHPSRALGPQDMLWMLDPQEAGSKALRAWRASWRLSWEQLQPCLDRAATLASRRHLFFRQALHKARHVLEARQDLSLRPLIQAAVREGCPGPLMATLDQVAAGVGDPGVAARALACVADVLGCMAEGQGGLRSGPAANPEWVRPFSYLECGDLARGVAALAEERDKWLSRPALLVRAARHYEGAGQILIRQAVMSAQHFVSSVPVELPAPGQWVVAECPARVDFSGGWSDTPPLAYELGGAVLGLAVRVNGRRPIGARARCIPEPELWLALGPRQDEMATKIVCGSLDDLQDYCQPHAPGALLKAAFICAGIVSVHSKLSLSTSSILAGAALAALQRAAGRAVGTEALIHAVLHLEQVLTTGGGWQDQVGGLMPGIKVGRSRPQLPLKVEVEEITVPAGFVQKLNDHLLLVYTGKTRLARNLLQDVLRSWYARLPAVVQNAHNLVRHTEECAEAFRQGSLPLLGQCLTSYWEQKKLMAPGCEPLAVRRMMDVLAPHVHGQSLAGAGGGGFLYLLTKEPRQKEALEAVLAKTEGLGNYSIHLVEVDTQGLSLQLLGD, encoded by the exons ATGGAGCAGCCGAAGGGGGTTGATTGGACGGTCATCATCCTGACATGCCAGTACAAGGACAGCGTCGAGGTCTTCCAGAGAG AGCTGGAGATACGGCAGAAGCGAGAGCAGATCCCCACCAGGACGCTGCTGTTGGCCGTGGAAGACCCTGAGGTTCATGTGGGCAGTGGAGGAGCCACCCTCAACGCCCTGCTGGTGGTTGCTGAGCACCTGAGTGCCCGTGCGGGCTTCACT GTGGTCACATCAGATGTTCTGCACTCGGCCTGGATCCTCATCCTACACATG GGCCGAGACTTCCCCTTCGATGACTGTGGCCGGGCCTTCACCTGCCTCCCTGTGGAGAACCCCCAGGCCCCTGTGGAGGCCGTGGTCTGCAACTTGGACTGCTTGCTGGACATCATGAGCCATCGG CTGGGCCCAGGCTCCCCGCCAGGCGTGTGGGTTTGCAGCACCGACATGCTGCTGTCTGTTCCTCCAAACCCAG GGATCAGCTGGGACGGCTTCCGGGGAGCCAGAGTGATCGCCCTTCCGGGGAGCACGGCCTATGCCCGGAACCATGGTGTTTACCTCACGGACTCCCAG GGCTTCGTTTTGGACATTTATTACCAAGGCACCGAGGCAGAGATACAACGATGTGCCAGGCCTGATGGGCGGGTGCCACTG GTTTCTGGGCTTGTCTTCTTCTCTGTGGAAACTGCTGAGCACCTCCTGGCCACCCATGTGAGCCCGCCTCTGGACGCCTGCACCTACATGGGCTTGGACTCCGGAGCCCGGCCTGTCCAG CTGTCTCTATTTTTTGACATCCTGCTCTGCATGGCCCGGAACGTGAGAAGGGAGGACTTCCTGGTGGGGCAGCCCCCAGAGATGGGGCAAGGTGACGCGGACATCGCAGGTTATCGGCATGGAGCCCGGGCAGAGCTGTGGAGGGAGCTTCGCGATCAGCCCCTCACAGTGG CATATGTCCCTGACGGCAGCTACAACTACATGACCAACTCAGCCAGTGAGTTCCTGCACAGTCTCACATTCCCGGGGGCTCCTGGGGCCCAGGTCGTGCACTCCCAGGTGGAG GAGCGGCAGCTACTGGGGGCCCGGAGCTCTGTGGTCAGCTGCCTGCTGGAGGGCCCCGTCCAGCTGGGTCCTGGGAGTGTCCTGCAGCACTGCCACCTGCGG GGCCCCATTCACATCGGCACTGGCTGCTTCGTGAGTGGCCTGGACGTGGCCCAGTCCGAGGCACTGCACGGCTTGGAGCTGCACGACCTCGTCCTGCAGGGACACCATGTGCAGCTGCACGGCGCCCGCAGCCGGGCCTTCACCCTCGTTGGCCGTCTCGACAGCTGGGAA agACAGGGGACAGGAACGTATCTCAACATGTCTTGGAGTCAGTTCTTCCAGAAGACAGGCATTCG GGACTGGGACCTGTGGGACCCAGACATGCCCCGCATTGAGCGCTGCCTTCTCAATGCCCGTCTCTTTCCCGTGCTCCACCCCTCGAGGGCCCTGGGGCCCCAGGACATGCTGTGGATGCTGGACCCCCAGGAGGCTGGGAGCAAGGCCCTGCGGGCTTGGCGAGCCTCCTGGCGTCTGTCATGGGAGCAGCTGCAGCCGTGCCTGGATCGGGCTGCCACACTGGCCTCCCGCCGGCACCTGTTCTTCCGCCAGGCCCTGCATAAGGCGCGGCACGTGCTGGAGGCCCGACAGGACCTCAGCCTGCGCCCGCTGATCCAGGCTGCTGTGCGCGAGGGCTGTCCTGGGCCCCTGATGGCCACCCTGGACCAGG TGGCAGCTGGTGTGGGAGATCCTGGCGTGGCAGCCCGGGCACTGGCCTGTGTGGCGGATGTCCTGGGCTGCATGGCAGAGGGCCAAGGAGGCTTACGGAGTGGGCCAGCTGCCAATCCTGAGTGGGTGCGGCCCTTCTCGTACCTGGAGTGTGGAGACCTGGCGCGGGGCGTGGCGGCGCTTGCCGAGGAGCGGGACAAGTGGCTGAGCAG ACCAGCCTTACTAGTACGAGCTGCCCGCCACTACGAGGGGGCTGGGCAGATCCTGATCCGCCAGGCTGTGATGTCAGCCCAGCACTTTGTCTCCTCGGTGCCGGTAGAGCTGCCAGCACCTGGGCAGTGGGTGGTGGCTGAGTGCCCGGCTCGAGTGGACTTCTCTG GGGGCTGGAGTGACACGCCACCCCTTGCCTATGAGCTTGGTGGGGCAGTGCTGGGCCTGGCTGTGCGAGTGAATGGCCGCCGGCCCATTGGGGCCAGGGCTCGCTGCATCCCAGAGCCCGAGCTGTGGCTGGCATTGGGACCTCGGCAGGATGAGATGGCCACGAAGATAGTATGCGGGAGCCTGGATGACCTGCAGGATTACTGCCAGCCCCATGCCCCAG GGGCGCTGTTGAAGGCGGCCTTCATCTGTGCGGGGATCGTGAGTGTCCACTCCAAGCTCTCGCTGA GCACCAGCAGCATCCTGGCGGGGGCTGCCCTGGCCGCCTTGCAGCGGGCCGCAGGCCGGGCGGTGGGCACGGAGGCCCTGATCCACGCAGTGCTGCATCTGGAGCAGGTGCTTACCACAG GAGGTGGCTGGCAGGACCAAGTGGGTGGCCTAATGCCTGGCATCAAGGTGGGGCGCTCCCGGCCTCAGCTGCCGCTGAAGGTGGAAGTGGAAGAGATCACTGTGCCTGCGGGCTTTGTCCAGAAGCTCAATGACCACCTGCTCCTGGTGTACACTGGCAAGACCCGTCTGGCCCGGAATCTGCTGCAG GACGTGCTGAGGAGCTGGTATGCCCGGCTGCCTGCCGTTGTGCAGAATGCCCACAACCTGGTGCGGCACACCGAGGAGTGTGCTGAAGCCTTCCGCCAAG GGAGCCTGCCTCTGCTGGGCCAGTGCCTGACATCATACTGGGAGCAGAAGAAGCTCATGGCTCCAGGCTGTGAGCCCTTGGCTGTGCGGCGTATGATGGATGTCCTGGCCCCCCACGTGCATGGCCAGAGCCTGGCAGGGGCAGGTGGCGGGGGCTTTCTCTACCTATTGACCAAGGAGCCGCGGCAAAAGGAGGCTCTGGAGGCTGTGCTGGCCAAGACTGAG GGCCTCGGAAACTACAGCATCCACCTGGTAGAAGTGGACACTCAGGGCCTGAGCCTGCAGCTGCTGGGGGACTGA
- the FCSK gene encoding L-fucose kinase isoform X4 encodes MEQPKGVDWTVIILTCQYKDSVEVFQRELEIRQKREQIPTRTLLLAVEDPEVHVGSGGATLNALLVVAEHLSARAGFTVVTSDVLHSAWILILHMGRDFPFDDCGRAFTCLPVENPQAPVEAVVCNLDCLLDIMSHRLGPGSPPGVWVCSTDMLLSVPPNPGISWDGFRGARVIALPGSTAYARNHGVYLTDSQGFVLDIYYQGTEAEIQRCARPDGRVPLVSGLVFFSVETAEHLLATHVSPPLDACTYMGLDSGARPVQLSLFFDILLCMARNVRREDFLVGQPPEMGQGDADIAGYRHGARAELWRELRDQPLTVAYVPDGSYNYMTNSASEFLHSLTFPGAPGAQVVHSQVEERQLLGARSSVVSCLLEGPVQLGPGSVLQHCHLRGPIHIGTGCFVSGLDVAQSEALHGLELHDLVLQGHHVQLHGARSRAFTLVGRLDSWERQGTGTYLNMSWSQFFQKTGIRDWDLWDPDMPRIERCLLNARLFPVLHPSRALGPQDMLWMLDPQEAGSKALRAWRASWRLSWEQLQPCLDRAATLASRRHLFFRQALHKARHVLEARQDLSLRPLIQAAVREGCPGPLMATLDQVAAGVGDPGVAARALACVADVLGCMAEGQGGLRSGPAANPEWVRPFSYLECGDLARGVAALAEERDKWLSRPALLVRAARHYEGAGQILIRQAVMSAQHFVSSVPVELPAPGQWVVAECPARVDFSGGWSDTPPLAYELGGAVLGLAVRVNGRRPIGARARCIPEPELWLALGPRQDEMATKIVCGSLDDLQDYCQPHAPGQGTCELRRGAVEGGLHLCGDRTSSILAGAALAALQRAAGRAVGTEALIHAVLHLEQVLTTGGGWQDQVGGLMPGIKVGRSRPQLPLKVEVEEITVPAGFVQKLNDHLLLVYTGKTRLARNLLQDVLRSWYARLPAVVQNAHNLVRHTEECAEAFRQGSLPLLGQCLTSYWEQKKLMAPGCEPLAVRRMMDVLAPHVHGQSLAGAGGGGFLYLLTKEPRQKEALEAVLAKTEGLGNYSIHLVEVDTQGLSLQLLGD; translated from the exons ATGGAGCAGCCGAAGGGGGTTGATTGGACGGTCATCATCCTGACATGCCAGTACAAGGACAGCGTCGAGGTCTTCCAGAGAG AGCTGGAGATACGGCAGAAGCGAGAGCAGATCCCCACCAGGACGCTGCTGTTGGCCGTGGAAGACCCTGAGGTTCATGTGGGCAGTGGAGGAGCCACCCTCAACGCCCTGCTGGTGGTTGCTGAGCACCTGAGTGCCCGTGCGGGCTTCACT GTGGTCACATCAGATGTTCTGCACTCGGCCTGGATCCTCATCCTACACATG GGCCGAGACTTCCCCTTCGATGACTGTGGCCGGGCCTTCACCTGCCTCCCTGTGGAGAACCCCCAGGCCCCTGTGGAGGCCGTGGTCTGCAACTTGGACTGCTTGCTGGACATCATGAGCCATCGG CTGGGCCCAGGCTCCCCGCCAGGCGTGTGGGTTTGCAGCACCGACATGCTGCTGTCTGTTCCTCCAAACCCAG GGATCAGCTGGGACGGCTTCCGGGGAGCCAGAGTGATCGCCCTTCCGGGGAGCACGGCCTATGCCCGGAACCATGGTGTTTACCTCACGGACTCCCAG GGCTTCGTTTTGGACATTTATTACCAAGGCACCGAGGCAGAGATACAACGATGTGCCAGGCCTGATGGGCGGGTGCCACTG GTTTCTGGGCTTGTCTTCTTCTCTGTGGAAACTGCTGAGCACCTCCTGGCCACCCATGTGAGCCCGCCTCTGGACGCCTGCACCTACATGGGCTTGGACTCCGGAGCCCGGCCTGTCCAG CTGTCTCTATTTTTTGACATCCTGCTCTGCATGGCCCGGAACGTGAGAAGGGAGGACTTCCTGGTGGGGCAGCCCCCAGAGATGGGGCAAGGTGACGCGGACATCGCAGGTTATCGGCATGGAGCCCGGGCAGAGCTGTGGAGGGAGCTTCGCGATCAGCCCCTCACAGTGG CATATGTCCCTGACGGCAGCTACAACTACATGACCAACTCAGCCAGTGAGTTCCTGCACAGTCTCACATTCCCGGGGGCTCCTGGGGCCCAGGTCGTGCACTCCCAGGTGGAG GAGCGGCAGCTACTGGGGGCCCGGAGCTCTGTGGTCAGCTGCCTGCTGGAGGGCCCCGTCCAGCTGGGTCCTGGGAGTGTCCTGCAGCACTGCCACCTGCGG GGCCCCATTCACATCGGCACTGGCTGCTTCGTGAGTGGCCTGGACGTGGCCCAGTCCGAGGCACTGCACGGCTTGGAGCTGCACGACCTCGTCCTGCAGGGACACCATGTGCAGCTGCACGGCGCCCGCAGCCGGGCCTTCACCCTCGTTGGCCGTCTCGACAGCTGGGAA agACAGGGGACAGGAACGTATCTCAACATGTCTTGGAGTCAGTTCTTCCAGAAGACAGGCATTCG GGACTGGGACCTGTGGGACCCAGACATGCCCCGCATTGAGCGCTGCCTTCTCAATGCCCGTCTCTTTCCCGTGCTCCACCCCTCGAGGGCCCTGGGGCCCCAGGACATGCTGTGGATGCTGGACCCCCAGGAGGCTGGGAGCAAGGCCCTGCGGGCTTGGCGAGCCTCCTGGCGTCTGTCATGGGAGCAGCTGCAGCCGTGCCTGGATCGGGCTGCCACACTGGCCTCCCGCCGGCACCTGTTCTTCCGCCAGGCCCTGCATAAGGCGCGGCACGTGCTGGAGGCCCGACAGGACCTCAGCCTGCGCCCGCTGATCCAGGCTGCTGTGCGCGAGGGCTGTCCTGGGCCCCTGATGGCCACCCTGGACCAGG TGGCAGCTGGTGTGGGAGATCCTGGCGTGGCAGCCCGGGCACTGGCCTGTGTGGCGGATGTCCTGGGCTGCATGGCAGAGGGCCAAGGAGGCTTACGGAGTGGGCCAGCTGCCAATCCTGAGTGGGTGCGGCCCTTCTCGTACCTGGAGTGTGGAGACCTGGCGCGGGGCGTGGCGGCGCTTGCCGAGGAGCGGGACAAGTGGCTGAGCAG ACCAGCCTTACTAGTACGAGCTGCCCGCCACTACGAGGGGGCTGGGCAGATCCTGATCCGCCAGGCTGTGATGTCAGCCCAGCACTTTGTCTCCTCGGTGCCGGTAGAGCTGCCAGCACCTGGGCAGTGGGTGGTGGCTGAGTGCCCGGCTCGAGTGGACTTCTCTG GGGGCTGGAGTGACACGCCACCCCTTGCCTATGAGCTTGGTGGGGCAGTGCTGGGCCTGGCTGTGCGAGTGAATGGCCGCCGGCCCATTGGGGCCAGGGCTCGCTGCATCCCAGAGCCCGAGCTGTGGCTGGCATTGGGACCTCGGCAGGATGAGATGGCCACGAAGATAGTATGCGGGAGCCTGGATGACCTGCAGGATTACTGCCAGCCCCATGCCCCAGGTCAGGGCACCTGTGAATTGCGCAG GGGCGCTGTTGAAGGCGGCCTTCATCTGTGCGGGGATC GCACCAGCAGCATCCTGGCGGGGGCTGCCCTGGCCGCCTTGCAGCGGGCCGCAGGCCGGGCGGTGGGCACGGAGGCCCTGATCCACGCAGTGCTGCATCTGGAGCAGGTGCTTACCACAG GAGGTGGCTGGCAGGACCAAGTGGGTGGCCTAATGCCTGGCATCAAGGTGGGGCGCTCCCGGCCTCAGCTGCCGCTGAAGGTGGAAGTGGAAGAGATCACTGTGCCTGCGGGCTTTGTCCAGAAGCTCAATGACCACCTGCTCCTGGTGTACACTGGCAAGACCCGTCTGGCCCGGAATCTGCTGCAG GACGTGCTGAGGAGCTGGTATGCCCGGCTGCCTGCCGTTGTGCAGAATGCCCACAACCTGGTGCGGCACACCGAGGAGTGTGCTGAAGCCTTCCGCCAAG GGAGCCTGCCTCTGCTGGGCCAGTGCCTGACATCATACTGGGAGCAGAAGAAGCTCATGGCTCCAGGCTGTGAGCCCTTGGCTGTGCGGCGTATGATGGATGTCCTGGCCCCCCACGTGCATGGCCAGAGCCTGGCAGGGGCAGGTGGCGGGGGCTTTCTCTACCTATTGACCAAGGAGCCGCGGCAAAAGGAGGCTCTGGAGGCTGTGCTGGCCAAGACTGAG GGCCTCGGAAACTACAGCATCCACCTGGTAGAAGTGGACACTCAGGGCCTGAGCCTGCAGCTGCTGGGGGACTGA